One window from the genome of candidate division WOR-3 bacterium encodes:
- a CDS encoding 2-hydroxyacyl-CoA dehydratase, producing MGSSRRNTQDEYSYRSGDTAEFPKSLCQRTETRAVELIGYTSPYIPVEILSLTGLKPYRLLHGDIELSQSGEEYVRIDACPLVKSNIAFVIQNQKRFGAVVGATECDMLRRMFEILEDKTSIPIYVINNPRTRQPGIFYDEIDWLTNELKHLSGRRWDETVIHEEIEKWETLRRNFRMLDKKRKATPSLLSTTSFHNAAEGYYKGGIEEKPTVPEDHSNKPRVFLLGSEITYESNWLLELIEKEVRIIGDFVCGISRFLNITVENKNLEGLKTAYYHQTPGLFKRPNAEFYDYINTQLKERACNGVIVWTLDYCDTYEFEIKRMREIFKLPLLHIKSDLSHQNISQLKIRLAAFREIL from the coding sequence ATTGGCTCAAGCCGAAGAAATACGCAGGATGAGTACTCATATCGATCTGGCGACACTGCCGAATTTCCAAAAAGTCTTTGTCAACGCACTGAAACTCGAGCCGTGGAATTAATCGGATATACATCCCCTTATATCCCTGTTGAGATATTATCTCTGACTGGTTTGAAACCATATCGCCTGCTGCACGGTGATATTGAATTGTCGCAATCAGGTGAAGAATACGTACGGATCGATGCATGTCCCTTAGTGAAATCCAACATAGCATTTGTAATTCAAAATCAAAAGAGATTCGGCGCCGTCGTCGGTGCGACGGAATGTGATATGTTGAGAAGGATGTTCGAAATCCTCGAAGATAAAACATCAATTCCGATTTATGTCATTAATAACCCCAGAACCCGACAACCGGGGATATTTTATGATGAAATCGACTGGTTAACCAACGAACTTAAACACCTCAGTGGAAGGAGATGGGACGAAACAGTGATTCACGAGGAAATCGAAAAATGGGAAACGCTCCGACGAAATTTCCGCATGCTGGATAAAAAAAGAAAGGCAACCCCTTCCCTGCTCTCCACTACCAGTTTTCATAATGCGGCGGAAGGGTATTATAAGGGCGGTATCGAGGAAAAACCGACCGTGCCTGAAGATCATTCAAACAAACCAAGGGTCTTTTTGCTGGGCAGTGAGATAACTTATGAATCCAACTGGTTGCTCGAACTGATAGAAAAAGAAGTCCGTATCATCGGGGATTTTGTCTGTGGTATTTCAAGATTCTTGAACATCACGGTCGAAAACAAGAATTTAGAAGGCTTGAAAACGGCGTATTATCATCAAACTCCCGGTCTTTTCAAAAGACCGAATGCAGAATTCTATGATTATATCAATACTCAACTGAAGGAACGCGCTTGCAACGGAGTGATCGTCTGGACCCTCGATTATTGTGATACATATGAATTTGAAATAAAAAGGATGAGGGAAATTTTCAAGCTGCCGCTTCTTCACATAAAGAGTGATCTGTCACATCAAAATATCAGTCAACTGAAGATCAGACTCGCTGCCTTCAGGGAGATTTTATGA
- a CDS encoding DUF4445 domain-containing protein: MNYVTINGFGRYRVRKGKILLDLLIEKSVPITASCGGRGRCGLCRVKIIGKIKPPDIIESSLIPQKLLEQGYRLACRHKIEQNITVTAPMKKRKKSIMSTPSGLALDIGTTVIKGAALNFETERIKKTKIFNLQNNMGGDIITRISEAINGKYTRLRRLLQKSIEELKRELGVKNPLFTTVVGNPVMLSFYLNKSVKGLARFPFESAIDKGVFLKNPARFVFPVIGGFVGGDTIAGILASGVYKKKKTSLYIDLGTNGEVVLISNRKITATSTAAGPAFEGVGLSCGCLAVPGAIERIKFRNGEFIVQTIKNQPPIGLCASGLIDLLSLLLTRKALQTNGRLPKTIRLKGLTITQADIRKLQLAVAAVHTGIQSLLSEFSIEAGELEEAVITGEFGTKVNITALQRIGLLPTGIKKVRFEKDLPLKGAISALKDDGVLAQAEEIRRMSTHIDLATLPNFQKVFVNALKLEPWN; encoded by the coding sequence ATGAATTATGTAACAATTAACGGCTTCGGCAGATACCGCGTAAGAAAAGGTAAAATATTACTCGACCTGCTTATTGAAAAGAGTGTTCCGATCACAGCCTCCTGCGGAGGTCGGGGACGCTGCGGTCTCTGCAGGGTGAAAATCATCGGAAAGATAAAACCACCCGACATCATCGAGTCGTCTTTGATTCCACAAAAACTTCTTGAACAGGGCTATCGCCTCGCCTGCCGCCATAAGATAGAACAGAATATCACGGTGACCGCTCCGATGAAAAAAAGAAAAAAATCCATAATGTCCACCCCTTCAGGCCTCGCCCTGGATATAGGAACGACGGTCATAAAAGGAGCCGCTTTAAATTTTGAAACAGAGAGAATAAAGAAAACAAAAATTTTCAATCTACAGAACAATATGGGTGGGGATATAATCACAAGAATCAGCGAAGCCATCAACGGAAAGTACACACGATTACGACGATTGCTCCAGAAAAGTATTGAAGAGCTGAAAAGAGAACTGGGTGTGAAAAATCCATTGTTCACCACGGTGGTCGGTAACCCGGTAATGTTATCTTTCTATTTAAATAAATCAGTAAAAGGGTTAGCCCGTTTTCCCTTTGAGAGTGCGATAGACAAGGGCGTTTTTTTGAAAAACCCCGCCCGATTTGTTTTTCCCGTCATCGGAGGATTTGTCGGCGGTGACACAATAGCCGGTATCCTGGCAAGCGGTGTTTATAAAAAAAAGAAGACCAGCCTATATATCGACCTGGGAACAAACGGTGAAGTGGTTCTCATCTCGAATAGAAAAATAACAGCCACTTCGACCGCCGCCGGTCCGGCATTCGAGGGTGTCGGTCTAAGCTGCGGCTGCCTTGCTGTACCCGGCGCAATCGAGCGGATAAAGTTTCGGAACGGTGAATTTATCGTCCAGACCATAAAAAACCAGCCGCCGATAGGATTGTGTGCGTCAGGGCTGATCGACCTTCTTTCTCTTTTATTGACCAGAAAAGCACTTCAAACGAACGGACGTCTACCAAAAACCATAAGATTAAAAGGTCTCACCATAACCCAGGCGGACATCAGAAAATTACAGCTTGCTGTTGCGGCGGTACATACCGGCATTCAGAGTCTTTTATCGGAATTTTCGATTGAAGCGGGCGAACTTGAAGAAGCCGTCATAACCGGTGAGTTCGGGACGAAAGTAAATATCACCGCGCTTCAACGAATCGGACTTCTACCGACCGGTATCAAAAAAGTCCGCTTTGAAAAGGACCTCCCGCTTAAAGGAGCAATCTCCGCACTGAAAGATGATGGAGTATTGGCTCAAGCCGAAGAAATACGCAGGATGAGTACTCATATCGATCTGGCGACACTGCCGAATTTCCAAAAAGTCTTTGTCAACGCACTGAAACTCGAGCCGTGGAATTAA
- a CDS encoding cobalamin-binding protein: MKLEKIKKAVIEMDDGGIKELIESALKKGIKPYDILNKGLIPGMKEVGELFSRKEYFVPEVLLASEAFYAGFNIVSPLISSTVRRAEAKIVIGVVEGDIHDIGKNIVKVLIESSGYQIIDLGKDVPTERFIDAVLKEKPAVLALSSLMTTTMTKMEEIIKELKKKDLRDRVKVIIGGAPVNREFAARIKADAYGEDAADAVKLIDELIHG, encoded by the coding sequence TTGAAACTTGAAAAAATAAAAAAAGCCGTCATTGAAATGGACGACGGCGGTATCAAAGAACTCATAGAAAGCGCCCTGAAAAAAGGGATAAAGCCGTATGACATCCTGAACAAAGGACTGATCCCCGGAATGAAAGAAGTCGGTGAGCTCTTTTCACGAAAAGAATATTTTGTTCCGGAAGTACTGCTGGCGTCTGAAGCGTTTTACGCCGGATTTAATATAGTAAGCCCCCTCATAAGTTCAACGGTGCGACGGGCAGAAGCAAAGATCGTAATAGGAGTCGTGGAAGGCGATATCCACGATATCGGAAAGAATATCGTCAAGGTGTTGATAGAATCATCCGGGTATCAAATCATCGATCTCGGCAAAGACGTACCGACCGAAAGATTCATCGACGCCGTATTAAAGGAGAAACCGGCCGTCCTCGCCCTGTCCAGTCTGATGACAACCACAATGACGAAAATGGAAGAGATCATAAAAGAGCTTAAAAAGAAAGATCTCCGGGATAGAGTGAAGGTCATCATCGGCGGCGCGCCGGTCAACCGGGAATTCGCGGCAAGGATCAAAGCAGATGCTTATGGTGAAGACGCCGCAGATGCGGTGAAACTTATCGATGAACTCATCCATGGATAG
- a CDS encoding methyltransferase domain-containing protein yields the protein MERYKKPYAEKEVQEVYDGPGGLLWEAVMGEQIHSGGPEATDALAEALGLKKGMVVVDLCSALGAPARHIAQKYGVTVKGVDMTKTMLEKARERTKKAGLENMIEYYEANVMDLPFDDEMFDIVWGQEAWCYVTDKEKLLKEAYRVLKPGGKIGFTDWIITGEITKEELDPLYDTMQFPYMETFEGYQELLKNTGFKIIKALDQTDEFAKCFDQYYDKVHVELKPTILENFGQELFDFASNLVTIWRKAAKEHKVGRGFFIAEK from the coding sequence ATGGAAAGATATAAGAAACCATATGCAGAAAAAGAAGTACAGGAAGTTTATGACGGACCGGGTGGTCTGCTCTGGGAGGCTGTAATGGGCGAGCAAATCCACTCCGGCGGTCCGGAAGCCACTGACGCGCTTGCTGAAGCACTGGGTCTGAAAAAAGGTATGGTCGTTGTAGATCTCTGCAGCGCTCTGGGAGCACCGGCGCGCCACATAGCACAAAAATACGGCGTTACAGTAAAAGGCGTTGATATGACAAAAACCATGCTGGAAAAGGCACGGGAAAGAACCAAAAAAGCCGGACTGGAAAATATGATCGAATACTATGAGGCGAATGTCATGGATCTGCCGTTTGACGACGAGATGTTCGATATCGTCTGGGGACAGGAAGCATGGTGCTACGTAACTGATAAAGAAAAACTTCTGAAAGAAGCATACCGTGTTCTGAAGCCGGGTGGTAAGATTGGATTCACCGACTGGATTATCACGGGAGAAATAACCAAAGAAGAACTCGATCCCCTCTATGACACAATGCAGTTCCCTTATATGGAGACATTCGAAGGATATCAGGAATTGCTTAAAAACACCGGTTTCAAAATAATCAAGGCGCTGGACCAGACCGATGAGTTTGCAAAGTGCTTTGATCAATACTACGATAAAGTGCACGTTGAATTAAAACCGACAATCCTGGAGAACTTCGGTCAGGAACTCTTCGACTTCGCCTCCAATCTGGTTACGATCTGGCGTAAGGCGGCGAAAGAACATAAAGTCGGTCGCGGTTTCTTTATCGCAGAGAAATAA
- a CDS encoding ABC transporter ATP-binding protein yields MSFLRVNGVKKVYYGKRREEVVALHNITFECRDGEFLCIVGPTGCGKTTLLRLIAGLEHTDAGEIAIDNKKVEGINLNTTLVFQQYSLFPWRNVRDNIAFSLEMKSIPKKARYEAAQKFINLVRLTGFEKAYPYELSGGMQQRVAIARALAYNPKLLLLDEPFGALDERTRHQLQEELLMIWQQEKKTILFVTHNIDEAIFLADRILIMRDRPGSIEKEFKIALPRPRNRRSEKFIEFHIRIREILENILTDNKTGGT; encoded by the coding sequence GTGTCTTTTCTTCGGGTGAACGGTGTTAAAAAAGTCTATTACGGTAAACGCAGAGAAGAAGTCGTCGCTCTGCACAATATAACATTCGAATGTCGGGACGGAGAATTTCTGTGCATCGTAGGACCGACCGGATGCGGAAAAACAACCCTTTTGAGACTGATAGCCGGCCTGGAACATACCGACGCCGGGGAGATTGCGATCGACAACAAAAAGGTCGAAGGGATAAACCTGAACACGACACTTGTCTTTCAACAGTACTCCCTCTTTCCCTGGCGCAATGTACGGGACAACATCGCCTTCAGTCTTGAAATGAAGTCCATTCCGAAAAAGGCACGCTACGAAGCAGCCCAAAAGTTCATCAATCTTGTCAGGCTCACGGGTTTTGAAAAGGCATATCCTTATGAACTTTCAGGAGGAATGCAGCAGAGGGTGGCGATCGCCCGTGCGCTTGCATACAATCCAAAACTCCTTTTACTCGATGAACCCTTTGGAGCGCTTGATGAACGTACCAGACATCAGCTTCAAGAAGAGCTTCTGATGATCTGGCAGCAGGAGAAGAAAACAATTCTCTTTGTCACCCATAACATCGACGAGGCGATATTCCTCGCCGACCGGATTCTGATTATGAGAGATCGACCGGGAAGTATCGAAAAGGAATTCAAGATAGCCCTTCCCCGTCCTCGTAATCGACGCTCAGAAAAATTTATTGAGTTCCACATAAGAATCCGCGAAATACTCGAGAACATTCTGACGGATAATAAAACAGGAGGTACATAA
- a CDS encoding ABC transporter permease has product MKVAKSAILGFVIPLIIIGVWEFFAIKADNPALLPRVEDVVNRLIHPFSDLLDTGSYVRHIIVSASRVVLGFILAAIVGIPMGLLVGRYLLFHRLFSPVIEILRPLCPIAWIPFAMAVFKTYNVANLFGVRYTSTIFSHIQLGMLFVIFYGGFFPIFLNTVHGVKSVKNIFIESALLLGADQKKLFKKVILPASLPAILTGLRVGLGISWMVIIAAEMLPGSDAGIGYLIMFSYELAEMDILIASMILIGTVGALLSYGVKFIADRNSVWQAKER; this is encoded by the coding sequence ATTAAAGTAGCGAAATCGGCCATTCTGGGATTTGTTATACCACTCATCATCATCGGGGTGTGGGAATTTTTCGCAATTAAAGCGGATAATCCCGCACTCCTGCCACGGGTCGAGGATGTGGTCAACCGCCTCATCCACCCGTTCAGTGATCTGCTTGATACCGGCAGTTATGTACGCCATATTATAGTAAGCGCCTCGAGGGTCGTTCTCGGGTTTATTCTGGCGGCAATAGTAGGCATACCAATGGGGCTTTTAGTAGGTCGATACCTCCTTTTCCACAGGCTCTTCAGCCCGGTTATTGAAATACTAAGGCCCCTATGCCCCATCGCCTGGATTCCGTTCGCCATGGCGGTCTTCAAGACCTACAATGTCGCCAATCTATTCGGAGTCCGTTATACCAGCACCATCTTCAGCCACATCCAGCTCGGCATGCTCTTCGTCATTTTTTACGGTGGTTTCTTTCCGATCTTTTTGAATACGGTCCACGGCGTTAAATCCGTGAAGAATATCTTCATTGAATCGGCACTCCTGCTTGGTGCGGATCAGAAAAAACTCTTCAAGAAAGTGATTCTGCCCGCTTCTCTACCCGCTATCCTCACCGGGTTGCGGGTTGGTCTCGGTATATCCTGGATGGTGATCATCGCCGCTGAAATGCTGCCGGGCAGTGATGCTGGTATCGGTTATCTGATTATGTTTTCCTATGAGCTCGCTGAAATGGATATCTTGATCGCAAGTATGATTCTAATCGGTACCGTGGGTGCACTGCTGAGCTACGGCGTCAAATTCATAGCCGACCGCAATTCAGTATGGCAGGCAAAGGAGCGATAG